One Phaseolus vulgaris cultivar G19833 chromosome 4, P. vulgaris v2.0, whole genome shotgun sequence DNA window includes the following coding sequences:
- the LOC137836572 gene encoding putative disease resistance RPP13-like protein 1, whose translation MAAEVVGGAFLSAFLQVLFDRLASLVDSGDGSGSNASQKLPSSSLVAESVIYGRDADKDIIINWLTSEIDNPNHPSILSIVGMGGLGKTTLAQHVYNDPKIEDVKFDIKAWVCVSDHFHVLTVTRTILEAIANQKDDNGNLEMVHKKLKEKLSGKKFFLVLDDVWNEKPAEWEAVRTPLSCGAPGSRILVTTRGEKVASSMRSEVHLLKQLGEDECWKVFKNHALKDGDLELNDELMKVGRRIVERCKGLPLALKTIGCLLRTKSSISDWKNILESEIWELPKEHSEIIPALFLSYRYLPSHLKRCFAYCALFPKDYEFVKEELILLWMAQNFLKSPQQIRHPEEVGEEYFNDLLSRSFFQQSSIVGHFVMHDLLNDLAKYVCADFCFKLKFDNEKCMPKTTRHFSFEFCDVKSFDGFESLTDAKRLRSFLPISNPWRAKWHFKILIHNFFSEIKFIRVLSFRGCLDLREVPDSVGDLKHLQSLDLSRTGIQKLPDTICLLYNLLILKLNSCSELEDLPLNLHKLTKLRCLEFKDTRVRKMPMHFGELKNLQVLSPFLVDRNSELSTKQLGGLNLHGRLSMSDVQNIFNPLDALEANMKDKDLVELELKWKSDHIPDDPRKEKKVLENLQPHTHLERLSIGNYSGTEFSSWVFDNSLSNLVFLKLENCKYCLCLPPLGLLSSLKTLEITGLDGIVSIGAEFYGSNSSFASLERLKFDNMKEWEEWECKTTSFPRLQDLSMRDCPKLKGLLEQHLQLKKVVVSGELIISGNSMNTSTLETLDICSCLPVNIPMIHFNLLREMSFSGGCHSLTIFRLDFFPKLHCLYLNNCQNLRRISQDHAHNHLVSLCIDECPQFESFLSEGLSTPLIGDENLKLLGKPMQIFFPSLTVLQIFGCPKLEMFLVGGLPLNLEYMTLSSLKHIASLRESLDPNTCLEHLTIETLEVEFPDEVLLPSSLTYLDIGNCPNLKNMEYKGLCHLSSLKLVNCPSLQCLPKEGLPKSLSSLTIQNCPLLKERCQNPEGEDWGKIAHIQDLNI comes from the coding sequence ATGGCAGCAGAAGTTGTTGGTGGTGCTTTTCTTTCCGCCTTTCTTCAGGTTTTATTCGACAGGCTCGCTTCTTTGGTGGATTCTGGTGATGGATCAGGTAGTAACGCTTCACAGAAATTGCCATCATCTTCTTTGGTGGCTGAAAGTGTTATTTACGGTAGAGATGCTGATAAAGATATAATCATTAATTGGCTCACATCTGAAATCGACAATCCTAACCACCCATCAATACTTTCCATTGTGGGCATGGGAGGGTTGGGTAAGACCACACTCGCCCAGCATGTGTACAATGACCCAAAGATCGAAGATGTAAAATTTGATATCAAAGCCTGGGTTTGTGTTTCTGatcattttcatgttttgaCCGTGACAAGAACAATTCTTGAGGCAATCGCAAATCAAAAAGATGATAATGGGAACCTAGAAATGGTTCACAAAAAACTGAAAGAAAAATTGTCAGGAAAGaaattttttcttgttttggatGATGTTTGGAACGAAAAACCAGCAGAATGGGAAGCTGTGCGAACTCCTCTTAGCTGTGGAGCTCCAGGAAGTAGAATTCTTGTCACAACTCGTGGTGAGAAAGTTGCTTCTAGCATGAGGTCTGAAGTGCATCTTCTGAAGCAATTAGGAGAGGATGAATGCTggaaagtttttaaaaatcatgCATTAAAAGATGGTGATCTTGAATTGAATGATGAGTTAATGAAGGTTGGTAGAAGGATAGTTGAGAGGTGCAAGGGATTACCTTTAGCTTTGAAAACAATTGGATGTCTTTTACGCACAAAGTCATCCATTTCAGATTGGAAGAACATATTGGAAAGTGAGATATGGGAGTTACCAAAAGAACACAGTGAAATTATTCCTGCGTTATTTTTGAGCTATCGCTATCTTCCTTCTCATCTTAAAAGGTGCTTTGCTTATTGTGCCTTATTCCCCAAAGATTATGAGTTTGTGAAGGAAGAGTTAATTTTGTTGTGGATGGCGCAAAATTTTCTAAAGAGTCCACAACAAATTAGACATCCAGAAGAAGTTGGTGAAGAGTACTTCAATGATCTACTGTCAAGGTCTTTTTTTCAACAATCAAGCATCGTAGGGCATTTCGTCATGCATGACCTTCTGAATGATTTGGCAAAATATGTATGTGCGGATTTCTGTTTCAAGTTGAAATTTGATAATGAAAAATGTATGCCTAAAACAACCcgtcatttttcatttgaattctGTGACGTCAAAAGTTTTGATGGTTTTGAGAGTTTAACTGATGCTAAAAGACTTCGTTCATTTCTTCCTATCTCAAATCCTTGGAGAGCTAAATGGCATTTCAAGATTTTGATACATAATTTCTTTTCCGAAATTAAGTTTATACGCGTGTTATCTTTCCGTGGTTGTTTAGACCTTAGAGAGGTCCCAGATTCTGTAGGTGATCTTAAACATCTCCAATCGTTAGATCTTTCGCGTACTGGGATACAAAAACTACCTGACACGATATGTTTGCTCTATAACTTACTAATACTGAAGTTAAACAGTTGTTCAGAGTTGGAGGATTTGCCCTTAAATTTGCATAAACTTACCAAATTGCGTTGTTTGGAATTTAAGGATACAAGAGTGAGGAAGATGCCAATGCATTTTGGAGAATTGAAGAATCTTCAAGTACTGAGTCCATTTCTCGTGGATAGAAATAGTGAGCTAAGTACTAAGCAACTGGGAGGACTCAATCTTCATGGAAGGCTATCAATGAGTGACGTGCAGAATATTTTCAATCCTTTGGATGCATTAGAAGCAAATATGAAAGATAAAGACCTTGTGGAGCTAGAATTAAAATGGAAGTCGGACCACATCCCTGATGAtccaagaaaagaaaagaaagtacttGAGAATCTACAACCTCACACACACTTGGAGCGTTTGTCAATCGGGAACTACAGTGGTACCGAATTCTCAAGTTGGGTATTCGATAATTCGTTATCAAATCTGGTGTTCTTAAAGTTGGAGAACTGTAAATACTGCCTATGTTTGCCTCCCCTTGGACTTTTGTCATCACTGAAGACCCTTGAGATTACAGGGCTTGATGgaatagtgagcattggagctGAATTTTATGGGAGTAACTCTTCATTTGCATCCTTAGAGAGATTGAAGTTCGACAATATGAAGGAATGGGAAGAATGGGAATGTAAAACTACTTCTTTTCCACGTCTTCAAGATCTTTCTATGCGTGATTGTCCAAAGTTGAAAGGTTTGTTAGAGCAACATCTTCAATTAAAGAAAGTGGTTGTTAGTGGTGAGCTCATAATTAGCGGAAACAGTATGAACACATCTACGCTTGAAACCTTGGATATTTGTTCATGCCTACCTGTGAATATTCCCATGATCCATTTCAATTTACTTCGTGAAATGAGTTTTTCTGGTGGTTGCCACTCTCTTACAATCTTTCGACTAGATTTCTTTCCCAAGCTCCATTGTCTTTATCTGAATAACTGCCAAAACTTGAGAAGAATTTCACAGGACCACGCACACAATCATCTCGTGAGTCTATGCATTGATGAATGCCCACAATTTGAATCATTCTTGAGTGAAGGATTATCTACACCATTAATAGGGGATGAGAATTTGAAGTTGTTGGGGAAACCCATGCAAATTTTTTTTCCGTCTCTTACTGTGTTGCAGATATTCGGATGTCCAAAATTGGAGATGTTCCTAGTTGGAGGTTTGCcattaaatttagaatatatgacTCTTTCAAGTTTAAAACATATCGCCTCCTTGAGAGAGAGCTTGGATCCCAACACATGTCTTGAACACTTGACTATTGAAACTTTGGAAGTGGAGTTTCCTGATGAAGTTTTGCTGCCAAGCTCTCTCACCTATCTAGACATCGGGAATTGTCCAAATCTTAAAAATATGGAGTACAAGGGTCTCTGCCACCTCTCCTCTCTCAAACTTGTTAATTGTCCCAGCCTTCAATGCTTACCAAAGGAGGGTCTGCCCAAATCATTGTCTTCTCTTACAATCCAGAATTGTCCATTGCTGAAAGAGCGTTGTCAGAATCCAGAAGGCGAAGATTGGGGAAAGATTGCTCACATCCAAGATCTGAATATTTAG
- the LOC137836704 gene encoding putative disease resistance RPP13-like protein 1 — translation MAAEVVGGALLSAFLQVAFDRLASPQFLHFFRGRKLDEKLLTNLKIMLHSINALADDAEIKQFTDPHVKACLVDVKEAVFDAEDLLGEIDYELTRCQVEAQYEPQTFTYKVSNFFNSTFTSFNKKIESEMKDVLEKLEYLANQKGALSLKEGTYSGDGSGSNAPLKLPSSSLVVESVIYGRDADKDIIINWLTSETDNPNQPSILSIVGMGGLGKTTLAQHVYSDPKIEDAKFDIKAWVCVSDHFHVLTVTRTILEAITNKKDDSGNLEMVHKKLKEKLSGKKFFLVLDDVWNERPAEWEAVQTPLSYGAPGSRILVTTRVEKVASSMRSEVHLLKILREDECWKVFENHALKDGDLELNDELMKVGRRIVEKCKGLPLALKTIGCLLRTKSSISDWKNILESDIWELPKEHSEIIPALFLSYRYLPSHLKRCFAYCGLFPKDYEFVKEELILMWMAQNFLPSSQHIRHPEEVGEEYFTDLLSRSFFQQSSNNRHFIMHDLMNDLAKYVCGDFCFRLKFDKDKCMPKTTRHFSFDFSDVKSFDGFESLSDAKRLRSFLPISQYGRWHFKISIHDLFSKIKFIRVLSFYGCSGLREVPDSVGDLKHLHLLDLSLCAAIKKLPDSICLLYDLLILKLNCCLKLKKLPINLHKLTKLRCLEFEGTRVSKMPMHFGELKNLQVLSTFFVDKNSELSTKQLGGLGGLNLHGRLSINDVQNILKPLDALEANVKDKHLVELELQWKSEHIPDDPRKEKRVLENLQPHKHLKRLSIWNYSGTEFPSWVFDNSLSNLVFLRLEKCKYCLCLPPLGLLSSLKTLEIRGFDGIVSVGAEFYGSNSSFAQLKKLTFYNMKEWEEWECKTTSFPRLQKISVNKCPKLNGTHLKKVVVSDKLAISGNSMDTSHTDGGSDSLTIFRLHFFPKLRSLQLIDCQNLKGISQEYAHNHLMNLRIDDCPQFKSFLFPKPMQILFPSLIEMHITKCPEVELFPDGGLPLNIKHISLSSLKLIASLRDNLDPNTSLQTLYILDLEVECFPDEVLLPRSLTSLAIQNCRNLKKMHYKDLCYLSSLTLHHCPSLQCLPSEGLPKSISSLEILNCLLLKERCQSPDGEDWGKIAHIQKLDIRS, via the coding sequence ATGGCGGCAGAAGTTGTTGGTGGTGCTCTTCTTTCCGCTTTTCTTCAGGTTGCATTCGACAGGCTCGCTTCTCCTCAATTTCTACACTTCTTTCGTGGAAGAAAACTTGACGAGAAACTGCTCACCAATTTGAAAATCATGCTGCACTCCATCAATGCTCTCGCTGATGATGCTGAAATAAAGCAGTTCACAGATCCGCACGTCAAAGCATGCCTTGTTGATGTCAAAGAGGCTGTCTTTGATGCAGAGGATCTCTTGGGTGAAATAGACTATGAACTCACCAGATGCCAAGTGGAAGCTCAATACGAACCTCAAACCTTTACTTACAAGGTATCAAATTTCTTCAACTCTACTTTCACTTCATTTAACAAGAAAATTGAATCAGAGATGAAAGATGTCCTGGAGAAACTAGAATATCTTGCAAACCAAAAGGGTGCTCTTAGTTTGAAGGAGGGTACTTATTCTGGTGATGGATCAGGGAGTAACGCGCCACTGAAACTGCCATCATCTTCTTTGGTGGTTGAAAGTGTTATTTATGGGAGAGATGCTGACAAAGATATAATCATTAATTGGCTCACATCTGAAACCGACAATCCTAACCAGCCATCCATACTTTCCATTGTGGGCATGGGTGGATTGGGTAAGACCACACTCGCCCAGCATGTGTACAGTGACCCAAAGATCGAAGATGCAAAATTTGATATCAAAGCATGGGTATGTGTTTCTGatcattttcatgttttgaCCGTGACAAGAACAATTCTTGAGGCAATCACAAATAAAAAAGATGACAGTGGGAACCTAGAAATGGTTCATAAAAAACTGAAAGAAAAATTGTCAGGAAAGaaattttttcttgttttggatGATGTTTGGAACGAAAGACCAGCAGAATGGGAAGCTGTGCAAACTCCTCTTAGTTATGGGGCTCCAGGAAGTAGAATTCTTGTCACAACTCGTGTTGAGAAAGTTGCTTCTAGCATGAGGTCTGAAGTGCATCTTCTAAAGATATTACGAGAGGATGAAtgctggaaagtttttgaaaatcatgCATTAAAAGATGGTGATCTTGAATTGAATGATGAGTTAATGAAGGTTGGTAGAAGAATAGTTGAGAAGTGCAAGGGATTACCTCTAGCTCTGAAAACAATTGGATGTCTTTTACGCACAAAGTCATCCATTTCAGATTGGAAGAACATACTGGAAAGTGACATATGGGAGTTACCAAAAGAACACAGTGAAATTATTCCTGCATTATTTTTGAGCTATCGCTATCTTCCTTCTCATCTTAAAAGGTGCTTTGCTTATTGTGGCTTATTTCCCAAAGATTATGAGTTTGTGAAGGAGGAGTTAATTTTGATGTGGATGGCCCAAAATTTTCTACCTAGTTCACAACATATTAGACATCCAGAAGAAGTTGGTGAAGAGTACTTCACTGATCTATTGTCAAggtctttctttcaacaatcaAGCAACAATAGGCATTTCATCATGCATGACCTTATGAATGATTTGGCAAAATATGTTTGTGGGGATTTCTGTTTTAGGTTGAAATTTGATAAAGACAAATGTATGCCGAAAACAACCCGtcatttttcatttgatttcAGTGACGTCAAAAGTTTTGATGGTTTTGAGAGTTTAAGTGACGCTAAAAGACTTCGTTCATTTCTTCCTATCTCACAATATGGGAGATGGCATTTCAAGATTTCGATACATGATTTGTTTTCCAAGATTAAGTTTATACGCGTGTTATCTTTCTATGGTTGTTCAGGCCTTAGAGAGGTCCCAGATTCTGTAGGTGATCTTAAACATCTCCATTTGTTAGATCTTTCATTGTGTGCTGCGATAAAAAAGCTACCTGACTCAATATGTTTGCTCTATGACTTACTAATACTGAAGTTGAACTGTTGTTTAAAGTTGAAGAAATTGCCCATAAATTTGCATAAACTCACCAAATTGCGTTGCCTGGAATTTGAAGGTACAAGAGTGTCAAAGATGCCAATGCATTTTGGAGAATTGAAGAATCTTCAAGTACTGAGTACATTTTTCGTTGACAAAAACAGTGAGCTAAGTACTAAGCAACTGGGAGGATTGGGAGGACTCAATCTTCATGGAAGGCTATCAATCAATGACGTGCAGAATATTTTGAAACCTTTGGATGCATTAGAAGCAAATGTGAAAGATAAACACCTTGTGGAGCTAGAATTACAATGGAAGTCAGAGCACATCCCTGATGATCCAAGGAAAGAAAAGAGAGTACTTGAGAATCTGCAACCTCACAAACACTTAAAGCGTTTGTCAATCTGGAACTACAGTGGTACAGAATTCCCGAGTTGGGTATTCGATAATTCGTTATCAAATCTGGTGTTTTTACGGTTGGAGAAGTGTAAATACTGCCTATGTTTGCCTCCCCTTGGACTTTTGTCATCACTGAAGACTCTCGAGATTAGAGGGTTTGATGGAATAGTGAGCGTTGGTGCTGAATTTTATGGGAGCAACTCTTCATTTGCACAATTGAAGAAGCTGACATTCTACAATATGAAGGAATGGGAAGAATGGGAGTGTAAAACTACTTCTTTTCCACGTCTTCAAAAGATTTCTGTGAATAAATGTCCCAAACTGAATGGTACTCATTTAAAGAAAGTAGTTGTTAGTGATAAGCTCGCAATTAGCGGAAACAGTATGGACACATCGCATACTGATGGAGGCAGCGACTCTCTTACAATCTTTCGATTACATTTCTTTCCAAAGCTCCGTTCTCTTCAACTGATAGACTGCCAAAACCTAAAAGGAATTTCACAGGAGTACGCTCATAATCATCTCATGAATCTACGTATTGATGATTGCCCTCAATTTAAATCATTCCTGTTTCCCAAACCCATGCAAATCCTGTTTCCGTCTCTTATCGAGATGCATATAACTAAGTGTCCAGAAGTTGAGTTGTTCCCAGATGGAGGTTTGccattaaatataaaacatatctCTCTTTCATCTTTAAAACTTATCGCCTCCTTGAGAGACAACTTGGATCCCAACACATCTCTTCAAACCTTGTATATTCTAGATTTGGAGGTGGAGTGTTTTCCCGATGAAGTTTTGCTTCCACGCTCTCTCACCTCTCTAGCAATCCAAAATTGCCGAAATCTTAAAAAGATGCACTACAAGGATCTCTGCTACCTCTCCTCTCTCACACTTCATCATTGTCCCAGCCTTCAATGCTTACCATCGGAGGGTCTCCCCAAATCCATCTCTTCTCTTGAAATCTTGAATTGTCTATTGCTGAAGGAGCGTTGTCAGAGTCCAGATGGCGAAGACTGGGGAAAGATTGCTCACATCCAAAAACTGGATATTCGATCATAA
- the LOC137836571 gene encoding putative disease resistance RPP13-like protein 1 produces MAAEVVGGALLSAFLQVAFDRLASPQFLHFFRRRKLDEKLLDDAELKQFTDPHVKAWLFAVKEAVFDAEDLLGEIDYELTRCQVQAQSQPQTFTYKVSNLFNSTFTSFNKKIESEMKEVLEKLEYLTHQKGDLGLKEGTYSGDGSGSKVPSSSLVVESVIYGRDADIDIIINWLTSETNNPNQPSILSIVGMGGLGKTTLVQHVYSDPKIEDAKFDIKAWVCVSDHFHVLTVTRTILEAITNKKDDSGNLEMVHKKLKEKLLGKKFLLVLDDVWNERAVQWEAVQTPLSYGAPGSRILVTTRGEKVASSMRSEVHLLKQLRKDECWKVFENHALKDGDLELNDELMKVGRRIVEKCKGLPLALKTIGCLLRTKSSISDWKNILESDIWELPKEHCEIIPALFLSYRYLPSHLKRCFAYCALFPKDYEFVKKELILMWIAQNFLQSPQQMIDLEEVGEEYFNDLLSRSFFQQSNLVGCFVMHDLLNDLAKYVCADFCFRLKFDKGRRIPKTARHFSFKFSDIKSFDGFGSLTDAKRLRSFLPISQCWDSQWNFKISIHDLFSKIKFIRMLSLRCSFLREVPDSVGDLKHLHSLDLSSTAIQKLPDSICLLYNLLILKLNQCFMLEELPINLHKLTKLRCLEFEGTRVSKMPMHFGELKNLQVLNPFFVDRNSELSTKQLGGLNQHGRLSINDVQNILNPLDALEANVKDKHLVKLELKWKSDHIPDDPRKEKEVIQNLQPSKHLEDLKIWNYNGTEFPSWVFDNSLSNLVFLKLNDCKYCLCLPPLGLLSSLKTLEITGFDGIVSVGAEFYGSNSSFASLEWLEFSNMKEWEEWECETTSFPRLQELYVGNCPKLKGTHLKKVVVSDELRISGNSMDTSHTDGGSDSLTIFRLHFFPKLRSLQLIDCQNLRRVSQEYAHNHLMNLSIDDCPQFKSFLFPKPMQIMFPSLTLLHITMCPEVELFPDGGLPLNVRYMTLSCLKLIASLRDNLDPNTCLQSLTIQQLEVECFPDEVLLPRSLTSLEIQYCQNLKKMHYKGLCHLSSLSLLYCPSLECLPAEGLPKSISSLEIFNCPLLKERCQSPDGEDWEKIAHIKKLHVWP; encoded by the exons ATGGCAGCAGAAGTTGTTGGTGGTGCTCTTCTTTCCGCCTTTCTTCAGGTTGCATTCGACAGGCTCGCTTCTCCTCAATTTCTACACTTCTTTCGTAGAAGAAAACTTGATGAGAAGCTCCTCG ATGATGCTGAACTAAAGCAGTTCACAGATCCACACGTCAAAGCATGGCTTTTTGCTGTCAAAGAGGCTGTCTTTGATGCAGAGGATCTTTTGGGTGAAATAGACTATGAACTCACCAGATGCCAAGTCCAAGCTCAATCCCAACCTCAAACCTTTACTTACAAGGTATCAAATCTCTTCAACTCTACTTTCACTTCATTTAACAAGAAAATTGAATCAGAGATGAAAGAAGTCCTGGAGAAACTAGAATATCTTACACACCAAAAGGGTGATCTTGGTTTGAAGGAGGGTACTTATTCTGGTGATGGATCAGGTAGTAAAGTGCCATCATCTTCTTTGGTAGTTGAAAGTGTTATTTATGGCAGAGATGCTGACATAGATATAATCATTAATTGGCTCACATCTGAAACCAATAATCCTAACCAACCATCAATACTATCCATTGTGGGCATGGGTGGGTTGGGTAAGACCACACTCGTCCAGCATGTGTACAGTGACCCAAAGATTGAAGATGCAAAATTTGATATCAAAGCATGGGTCTGTGTTTCTGatcattttcatgttttgaCGGTGACAAGAACAATTCTTGAGGCAATCACAAATAAAAAAGATGACAGTGGGAACCTAGAAATGGTTCACAAAAAactgaaagaaaaattgttagGAAAGAAATTTCTTCTTGTTTTAGATGATGTTTGGAACGAAAGAGCAGTACAATGGGAAGCTGTGCAAACTCCTCTTAGCTATGGGGCTCCAGGAAGTAGAATTCTTGTCACAACTCGTGGTGAGAAAGTTGCTTCTAGCATGAGGTCTGAAGTGCATCTTCTAAAGCAATTACGAAAGGATGAAtgctggaaagtttttgaaaatcatgCATTAAAAGATGGTGATCTTGAATTGAATGATGAGTTAATGAAGGTTGGTAGAAGAATAGTTGAGAAGTGCAAGGGATTACCTCTAGCTCTGAAAACAATTGGGTGTCTTTTACGCACAAAGTCATCCATTTCAGATTGGAAGAACATATTGGAAAGTGACATATGGGAGTTACCAAAAGAACACTGTGAAATTATTCCTGCGTTGTTTTTGAGCTATCGCTATCTTCCTTCTCATCTTAAAAGGTGCTTTGCTTATTGTGCCTTATTCCCCAAAGATTATGAGTTTGTGAAGAAGGAGTTAATTTTGATGTGGATAGCCCAAAATTTTCTACAGAGTCCACAACAGATGATAGATCTAGAAGAAGTTGGTGAAGAGTACTTCAATGATCTACTGTCAAGGTCTTTTTTTCAACAATCAAACCTCGTAGGATGTTTCGTCATGCATGACCTTCTGAATGATTTGGCAAAATATGTATGTGCGGATTTTTGTTTCAGGTTGAAATTTGATAAAGGCCGACGTATACCGAAAACAGCCCgtcatttttcatttaaattcagtGACATCAAAAGTTTTGATGGTTTTGGGAGTTTGACTGATGCTAAAAGACTTCGTTCATTTCTTCCTATTTCACAATGTTGGGATTCTCAATGGAATTTCAAGATTTCCATACATGATTTGTTTTCCAAGATTAAGTTTATACGCATGTTATCTCTTCGTTGTTCATTCCTTAGAGAGGTCCCGGATTCTGTCGGTGATCTTAAACATCTCCATTCGTTAGATCTTTCCTCTACAGCGATACAAAAGCTACCTGACTCAATATGTTTGCTTTATAACTTACTAATACTGAAGTTGAACCAATGTTTCATGTTGGAGGAATTGCCCATAAATTTGCATAAACTTACCAAATTGCGTTGCCTGGAATTTGAAGGTACAAGAGTGTCAAAGATGCCAATGCATTTTGGAGAATTGAAAAATCTTCAAGTACTGAATCCGTTTTTTGTGGATAGAAATAGTGAGCTAAGTACTAAACAGCTTGGAGGACTCAATCAACATGGAAGGCTATCAATCAATGATGTGCAGAATATTTTGAATCCTTTGGATGCATTAGAAGCAAATGTGAAAGATAAACATCTTGTGAAGCTAGAATTAAAATGGAAGTCAGACCACATTCCTGATGATCcaaggaaagaaaaggaagtAATTCAGAATCTACAACCCTCCAAACACTTGGAGGATTTAAAAATCTGGAACTACAATGGTACAGAATTCCCAAGTTGGGTATTCGATAATTCGTTATCAAATCTGGTGTTCTTAAAGTTGAACGACTGTAAATACTGCCTATGTTTGCCTCCCCTTGGACTTTTGTCATCACTGAAGACCCTCGAGATTACAGGGTTTGATGGAATAGTGAGCGTTGGTGCTGAATTTTATGGGAGCAACTCTTCATTTGCATCCTTGGAGTGGTTGGAATTCTCCAATATGAAGGAATGGGAAGAATGGGAGTGTGAAACTACTTCTTTTCCACGTCTTCAAGAGCTTTATGTGGGTAATTGTCCCAAACTGAAAGGTACTCATTTGAAGAAAGTAGTTGTTAGTGATGAGCTCAGAATTAGCGGAAACAGTATGGACACATCGCATACTGATGGAGGCAGCGACTCTCTTACAATCTTTCGACTACATTTCTTTCCAAAGCTCCGTTCTCTTCAACTGATAGACTGCCAAAACCTAAGAAGAGTTTCACAGGAGTACGCTCATAATCATCTCATGAATCTAAGTATTGATGATTGCCCTCAATTTAAATCATTCTTGTTTCCCAAACCCATGCAAATCATGTTTCCGTCCCTTACCTTGCTGCATATAACTATGTGTCCAGAAGTTGAGTTGTTCCCAGATGGAGGTTTGCCATTAAATGTAAGATATATGACTCTTTCATGTTTAAAACTTATCGCCTCCTTGAGAGACAACTTGGATCCCAACACATGTCTTCAAAGCTTGACTATTCAACAGTTGGAGGTGGAGTGTTTTCCCGATGAAGTTTTGCTGCCACGCTCTCTCACCTCTCTAGAAATCCAATATTGCCAAAATCTTAAAAAGATGCACTACAAGGGTCTCTGCCACCTCTCCTCTCTCTCACTTCTTTATTGTCCCAGCCTTGAATGCTTACCAGCGGAGGGTCTCCCCAAATCCATCTCTTCTCTTGAAATCTTTAATTGTCCATTGCTGAAGGAGCGTTGTCAGAGTCCAGATGGAGAAGATTGGGAAAAGATTGCTCACATAAAAAAACTGCATGTTTGGCCATAA